The DNA segment TGCTTCATACTTTAGCATATCCCCTTTTACAAATACTTTCAAGCACATAAGGCCCACTACATCTGCAGAGCCATAGATATAATCTTGGTATTCGGGTTCGGTTATGTATTCTTTTTTTGAAAGATCTAATCGCATGCTTTTCATAAAAGAGTCGATTAAATGTTGTTCAATATTGTATTTGGTTACCGTGTGTTGAAATGAATTAAGAATAGGGTTTAAGCTTATATTTTCATTCAAAGCATGGTGTAAGTCTTTTTCAAATCTATTAAATAATGTTTCCTTATCATACTCATGAAAAGAGTCCACTATTTCATCGGCAAAACGGACAAAACCATAAATATTATAAATATCCTGTCTAATAGTGGGAGCCAGCATTTTTGTAGCAAGTGAAAAAGATGTACTGTACGCATTGGTTACAGATTTGCTGCAGGTTTTAGATACTATGTCGAATATTTCTTTCACGATTTTTTTATTTGTTTTTGTACTAGGCCTGCAACTAATTTTCCAGAAATTAAAGAGGGCGGAACACCAGGTCCCGGAACAGTTAATTGACCTGTAAAAAACAGATTTTTAACTTTGTTACTCTTTAAACTTGGGCGTAAAAAAGCAGTTTGCAGTAACGTATTTGCAAGCCCGTATGCATTTCCTTTATAGGAGTTGTATTCTTCAATAAAATCGTTAACACAAAAGGACTCTTTAAATATAACGTAATTTTTCACTTCTTGGTTGGTAAGATTTTCAAATCTTGTGATTATTTTTTTAAAGTATTCTTCCCTTATTTCAGGCGTGTCTTTTATTCCAGGCGCTAATGGAATTAAGAATATGCCAGCTTCTTTTCCTACCGGGGCAGCATTGTCATCTGTTTTTGAGGGGAAACTAGCGTAAAACAAAGGGTTTTCTGGCCAATCAGGTTTGTCGTAAATAGCTTTTGAGTGCGCTTCAAAATCGACATCAAAAAAAAGGGTGTGGTGATCTACATTTTTAATTTTTTTATCAAATCCTACATAAAATAGTAGAGAAGAGGGCGCAAAG comes from the Marixanthomonas ophiurae genome and includes:
- a CDS encoding phytoene/squalene synthase family protein — encoded protein: MKEIFDIVSKTCSKSVTNAYSTSFSLATKMLAPTIRQDIYNIYGFVRFADEIVDSFHEYDKETLFNRFEKDLHHALNENISLNPILNSFQHTVTKYNIEQHLIDSFMKSMRLDLSKKEYITEPEYQDYIYGSADVVGLMCLKVFVKGDMLKYEALKESAMHLGSAFQKVNFLRDLKEDFEELSRTYFPNTNLKALDENSKQRIIEEIEEDFRKGYEGILLLPTEAKFGVFMAYRYYKRLLKKLQRTPAIEIKNTRIRVPNYEKFGLLTRSYVKYQLKLVK